The Neovison vison isolate M4711 chromosome 10, ASM_NN_V1, whole genome shotgun sequence genome has a segment encoding these proteins:
- the LOC122918153 gene encoding left-right determination factor 1-like, translating into MRSLWLCWALWALPLPGPGAALSGEHILSTLLRQLQLREAPVLDAGDVEELVTPAHVVAQYVALLQRSHGVRSRGKRFSQRFREVAGRWLASEASTHLLVFSMERRLPPNSELVRAVLRLFQEPVPRAALRRHERLSPHSARARVTVEWLQVREDSSNRTSLVDSRLVSLHESGWKAFDVTEAVTFWQQLSRPRQPLLLKVTVHREHLGPLASGAHKLVRFASQGPEGARQGEPQLELHTLDLGAYGAQGDCDPEAPVTEATRCCRQEMYIDLQGMKWAENWVLEPPGFLAYECVGACQQPPRPLPLEWPFLGPRQCIASETTSLPMIVSVKEGGRTRLQVVSLPNMRVQKCSCSWDGAPVPRKLEP; encoded by the exons ATGAGGTCGCTGTGGCTGTGCTGGGCGCTGTGGGCCCTGCCCCTGCCGGGCCCCGGGGCCGCCCTGAGCGGGGAGCACATCCTCAGCACCCTGCTGCGGCAGCTGCAGCTCCGAGAGGCGCCCGTCCTGGACGCAGGCGACGTGGAGGAGCTGGTCACCCCCGCGCACGTGGTGGCCCAGTACGTGGCCCTATTGCAGCGCAGCCACGGGGTCCGCTCTCGAGGGAAGAGGTTCAGCCAGAGGTTCCGAG AGGTGGCGGGCAGGTGGTTGGCGTCCGAGGCCTCCACGCACCTGCTGGTGTTCAGCATGGAGCGGCGGCTGCCCCCCAACAGCGAGCTGGTGCGGGCGGTGCTGCGCCTTTTCCAGGAGCCGGTGCCCAGGGCCGCGCTGCGCAGGCACGAGCGACTGTCCCCGCACAGCGCCCGCGCCCGCGTCACCGTCGAATGGCTGCAGGTCCGCGAAGACAGCTCCAACCGCACCTCGCTGGTGGACTCCAG GCTGGTGTCCCTCCACGAGAGCGGCTGGAAGGCCTTCGACGTGACAGAGGCGGTGACCTTCTGGCAGCAGCTGAGCCGGCCTCGCCAGCCTCTGCTCCTGAAGGTGACGGTGCACAGGGAGCACCTGGGCCCGCTGGCCTCGGGCGCCCACAAGCTGGTGCGCTTCGCTTCCCAGGGGCCCGAGGGAGCGCGGCAGGGCGAGCCCCAGCTGGAGCTGCACACGCTGGACCTGGGGGCCTACGG AGCTCAGGGTGACTGTGACCCCGAGGCGCCCGTGACGGAGGCCACCCGCTGCTGCCGCCAGGAGATGTACATTGACCTGCAGGGGATGAAGTGGGCTGAGAACTGGGTCCTGGAGCCCCCGGGCTTCCTGGCCTACGAGTGCGTGGGCGCCTGCCAGCAGCCCCCGCGGCCCCTGCCCTTGGAGTGGCCATTTTTGGGCCCGCGGCAGTGCATCGCCTCGGAGACGACCTCGCTGCCCATGATCGTGAGCGTCAAGGAAGGAGGCAGGACCAGGCTACAGGTGGTCAGCCTGCCCAACATGAGGGTGCAGAAGTGCAGCTGCTCCTGGGACGGGGCACCCGTGCCCCGCAAGCTGGAGCCTTAG
- the PYCR2 gene encoding pyrroline-5-carboxylate reductase 2 produces MSVGFIGAGQLACALARGFTAAGILSAHKIIASSPEMDLPTVSALRKMGVNLTRSNKETVRHSDVLFLAVKPHIIPFILDEIGADVQARHIVVSCAAGVTISSVEKKLMAFQPAPKVIRCMTNTPVVVREGATVYATGTHALVEDGQLLEQLMSSVGFCTEVEEDLIDAVTGLSGSGPAYAFMALDALADGGVKMGLPRRLAVRLGAQALLGAAKMLLDSEQHPGQLKDNVCSPGGATIHALHFLESGGFRSLLINAVEASCIRTRELQSMADQEKVSPAALKKTLLDRVKLESPTVSTLTHSSPGKLLTRSPAPGGKKE; encoded by the exons ATGAGCGTGGGCTTCATCGGCGCCGGCCAGCTGGCCTGTGCCCTGGCGCGGGGCTTCACGGCCGCAG GCATCCTGTCGGCTCACAAGATCATAGCCAGCTCTCCGGAAATGGACCTGCCCACGGTGTCCGCGCTCAGG AAGATGGGCGTGAACCTTACCCGAAGCAACAAGGAGACGGTGAGGCACAGTGACGTCCTGTTCCTTGCTGTGAAGCCACACATTATCCCCTTCATCCTGGACGAGATCGGGGCGGACGTCCAGGCCAGGCACATCGTGGTGTCCTGTGCTGCTGGAGTCACCATCAGCTCTGTGGAAAAG AAGCTGATGGCCTTCCAGCCGGCCCCCAAGGTGATTCGCTGCATGACCAACACACCGGTGGTGGTGCGGGAGGGCGCCACAGTGTACGCCACAGGCACCCACGCCCTGGTGGAGGATGGGCAGCTCCTGGAGCAGCTCATGAGCAGCGTGGGCTTCTGCACGGAGGTGGAAGAGGACCTCATTGACGCCGTCACGGGGCTCAGTGGCAGTGGGCCTGCCTAT GCATTCATGGCTCTGGATGCGTTGGCTGATGGTGGGGTGAAGATGGGCCTGCCTCGGCGCCTGGCGGTGCGCCTAGGGGCGCAGGCCTTGCTG GGGGCCGCCAAGATGCTGCTGGACTCAGAGCAGCACCCAGGTCAGCTCAAGGACAACGTTTGCTCCCCTGGGGGGGCCACCATCCATGCCCTGCACTTCCTAGAGAGTGGCGGCTTCCGCTCCCTGCTTATCAACGCCGTGGAAGCCTCCTGCATCCGCACGCG AGAGCTGCAGTCCATGGCTGACCAAGAGAAGGTCTCCCCTGCTGCCCTCAAGAAGACCCTCCTGGACAGAGTGAAGCTGGAATCCCCCACAGTATCCACGCTGACCCATTCCAGCCCGGGGAAGCTGCTGACAAGAAGCCCGGCCCCCGGGGGCAAGAAGGAGTGA